One window from the genome of Deinobacterium chartae encodes:
- the cas3 gene encoding CRISPR-associated helicase Cas3', translating to MMPDAHRLLWAKSDRGRDDRRWLPVLAHLLDVGACAWELLGLEPEKTLELYARDLGFATDAAGLEATRRWVCALVALHDLGKASPAFQQQWPEWPAKAQAASLGLSWPTDGTGPCPNPVVPHGVITQVTLPQLMRKHGWHRRAAKGIADAIGAHHGFRASPADQSAAERPKEQGGAAWEQVRAELYGAVCSALEVNGPPDITRFDGGAYMRLAGLTSFADWVGSSFDLGRYEPQHLEDPRAYFGRACKQAQEKLKQIGWEQRTPLASRVQTFAEVFAYLSEGRPFRPRPLQQAAEELLRGVSDPALLLVEAPMGEGKTEVAWYAHLTLQTTLKHRGLYIALPTQATGNAMFTRTAEFLERAGGGRSLDLQLLHGGKDLNQDFQALRVRPNTDAPEEQAANVRAREWFTVRKRALLSEYGVGTVDQALLGVLPVAHQFIRLWGLGNRTVVLDEVHAYDVYTGQLIEQLVRWLHALGSSVVLMSATLPRERRAALLHAYGAQDAPWADYPRLTCVTGGQVQARHVPADPARDRTLSLHGLGERIEDLAERVRTLHAQGGITAVIVNTVQRAQDLRQRLAQAGLPASEVLLFHARYRNKDRRDRERWVLELLGKHGARPERLVLIGTQVLEQSLDYDADVMVTDLAPLDLILQRAGRLHRHDRDPSARAGHARPALHIAGLHPETLPDLQGTAWGHVYQPWTLLRAWAILRQRSTLALPRDLDDLVQAAYQDADPADLPPAARTALEDARLRKVTQDAGGETAALFASIVAPDRFPGEVKLPMWDDDARPDDDPQAEQDGLPRTRLGDESVTVIPLFRHGDRLLLDPQPQADVAPLFRQDFESAPSVFPLVAALHERSVRLGRREVVKGICSHVQHHLPAKPALHWTEIAALRDARPLVFTERQGRWTAQLPNLGVEHDPELGLVFTRPQGGTA from the coding sequence ATGATGCCCGACGCACACCGACTGCTGTGGGCCAAAAGCGACCGTGGACGCGACGACCGCAGGTGGCTGCCGGTCCTCGCGCACCTGCTGGACGTGGGTGCTTGCGCCTGGGAACTGCTGGGCCTCGAGCCGGAGAAGACCCTCGAGCTGTACGCACGCGACCTGGGTTTCGCGACCGACGCGGCGGGCCTCGAGGCGACCCGCCGCTGGGTGTGCGCGCTGGTCGCCCTGCACGACCTGGGCAAGGCCAGCCCGGCTTTTCAGCAGCAGTGGCCCGAGTGGCCCGCCAAAGCGCAGGCCGCGTCGCTCGGGCTCAGCTGGCCGACCGACGGTACCGGGCCCTGCCCCAACCCGGTCGTTCCGCACGGCGTGATCACCCAGGTCACCCTGCCGCAGCTGATGCGCAAGCACGGCTGGCACCGCCGCGCAGCCAAGGGCATTGCGGACGCAATTGGCGCGCACCACGGCTTTCGCGCCTCGCCCGCAGACCAGTCGGCGGCGGAGCGGCCCAAGGAACAGGGTGGAGCGGCCTGGGAGCAGGTGCGCGCCGAGCTTTACGGTGCGGTCTGCTCGGCCCTCGAGGTGAACGGCCCGCCCGACATCACCCGCTTTGACGGAGGCGCGTACATGCGGCTCGCCGGGCTCACCAGCTTCGCCGACTGGGTCGGCTCCAGCTTCGACCTCGGGCGCTACGAGCCGCAGCACCTCGAGGACCCGCGCGCGTACTTCGGGCGTGCCTGCAAGCAGGCCCAGGAGAAGCTGAAACAGATCGGCTGGGAGCAGCGCACCCCACTCGCCTCGAGAGTCCAGACCTTTGCGGAGGTCTTCGCCTACCTCTCCGAAGGCCGTCCTTTCCGGCCACGCCCGCTGCAGCAGGCGGCCGAAGAGCTGCTGCGCGGGGTGAGCGACCCGGCGCTGCTGCTGGTCGAAGCCCCGATGGGCGAAGGCAAGACCGAGGTCGCGTGGTACGCGCACCTCACCCTGCAAACGACGCTCAAGCACCGCGGCCTTTACATCGCTCTGCCCACCCAGGCGACCGGGAACGCCATGTTCACTCGCACCGCCGAATTTCTGGAGCGCGCAGGCGGCGGGCGCAGCCTGGACCTGCAACTGCTGCACGGCGGAAAGGACCTCAACCAGGACTTTCAGGCGCTGCGCGTGCGCCCCAACACCGACGCCCCCGAAGAACAGGCGGCCAACGTCCGCGCCCGCGAGTGGTTTACGGTGCGCAAACGCGCGCTGCTCAGCGAGTACGGAGTGGGTACGGTGGACCAGGCGCTGCTGGGCGTGCTGCCGGTCGCGCACCAGTTCATTCGCCTGTGGGGCCTGGGGAACCGCACGGTGGTGCTCGACGAGGTGCACGCCTACGACGTGTACACCGGGCAACTGATCGAACAGCTCGTGCGCTGGCTGCACGCCCTGGGCTCCAGCGTGGTGCTGATGAGCGCCACGCTGCCCCGCGAGCGCCGCGCGGCCCTGCTGCACGCCTACGGAGCGCAGGACGCTCCCTGGGCCGACTACCCGCGCCTCACCTGCGTGACGGGTGGGCAGGTGCAGGCCCGCCACGTTCCTGCGGACCCTGCCCGAGACCGCACCCTGAGCCTGCACGGCCTCGGCGAGCGCATCGAAGACCTTGCGGAACGGGTCCGGACGCTGCACGCCCAAGGCGGCATCACCGCCGTGATCGTGAACACTGTCCAGCGCGCACAGGACCTGCGGCAACGGCTCGCACAAGCAGGGCTGCCCGCTTCGGAAGTGCTGCTGTTTCACGCCCGCTACCGCAACAAAGATCGTCGTGACCGCGAACGCTGGGTGCTCGAGCTGCTCGGCAAACACGGCGCGCGGCCCGAGCGGCTGGTCTTGATCGGAACCCAGGTCCTCGAGCAATCCCTGGACTACGACGCCGACGTGATGGTCACCGACCTCGCCCCGCTCGACCTGATCTTGCAGCGCGCCGGACGCCTGCACCGCCACGACCGCGACCCGAGCGCGCGCGCCGGGCACGCACGTCCGGCGCTGCACATCGCAGGCCTGCACCCCGAAACCCTGCCGGACCTCCAGGGCACCGCCTGGGGTCACGTCTATCAGCCCTGGACCCTGCTGCGCGCCTGGGCCATCTTGCGCCAGCGCTCCACCCTGGCCCTGCCGCGCGACCTGGACGACCTCGTGCAGGCCGCATACCAGGACGCCGACCCGGCGGACCTGCCTCCTGCGGCGCGCACGGCCCTCGAGGACGCGCGTCTGCGCAAGGTCACGCAGGACGCGGGCGGCGAGACCGCTGCGCTGTTTGCGTCCATCGTGGCTCCGGACAGGTTTCCGGGCGAGGTCAAACTGCCCATGTGGGATGACGACGCCCGCCCGGACGACGACCCGCAGGCCGAGCAAGACGGCTTGCCGCGCACGCGCCTCGGGGACGAGAGCGTCACGGTCATTCCGCTCTTTCGGCACGGCGACCGCCTGCTACTCGACCCCCAGCCGCAAGCCGACGTTGCCCCGCTCTTCAGGCAGGATTTCGAGAGCGCTCCCAGCGTCTTTCCCCTGGTGGCCGCGCTGCACGAACGCAGCGTGCGCCTGGGCCGCCGCGAAGTCGTGAAAGGCATCTGCTCGCATGTCCAGCACCACCTGCCCGCCAAGCCCGCGCTGCACTGGACCGAGATCGCCGCCCTCCGCGATGCCCGCCCGCTCGTCTTCACCGAGCGGCAGGGCCGCTGGACGGCGCAACTGCCGAACCTCGGCGTGGAGCACGACCCCGAACTCGGCCTTGTCTTCACTCGCCCCCAAGGAGGCACCGCTTGA
- a CDS encoding helix-turn-helix transcriptional regulator, translating to MPVDEWTKAQRLFAIARALREGPHSVRQLALLLHLTESVDGPTWPGIERTLQRDLNDLELLEPDFERLPGRPPLYRIRTHRTTLHPVETLALHAAARLMYHRSPGHKHHHLQALERLAQWLPERIRPVLRRSASDVGKRHSREDLALEHAAQAWLEGHPLRFEYLAPGGSGQWRPNELEIYLIEAHPVNLDLYAVGYETSFHRALRTFKLSRMRNLSVLPDRSYTIPDSFDPRSYFESAWGVVGAGGGTPMTVRLRFAPEAAYRVLEGGYPNTEVIMHDRYVIIDVRAATDASGLPRELVPWILSWGPRVEVLEPASVRAHWLRELRDTLARYGGNDG from the coding sequence ATGCCCGTCGACGAATGGACCAAAGCCCAACGCCTGTTCGCGATCGCCCGCGCCCTGCGCGAGGGTCCGCACAGCGTCCGGCAGCTTGCACTGCTGCTGCACCTTACCGAAAGCGTGGACGGCCCCACGTGGCCGGGCATCGAACGCACGCTGCAGCGCGACCTGAACGACCTCGAGCTGCTCGAGCCGGACTTCGAGCGCCTTCCCGGGCGTCCGCCGCTGTACCGCATCCGCACGCACCGCACCACCTTGCACCCGGTCGAGACCCTGGCGCTGCACGCCGCCGCGCGCCTGATGTACCACCGCTCTCCCGGCCACAAGCACCATCACCTACAGGCCCTCGAACGCCTGGCCCAGTGGTTGCCCGAGCGCATCCGTCCGGTGCTGCGCCGCAGCGCGAGCGACGTTGGCAAGCGCCACTCGCGCGAGGACCTCGCGCTCGAGCACGCCGCGCAGGCGTGGCTCGAAGGGCATCCGCTGCGCTTCGAGTACCTGGCACCCGGCGGCAGCGGCCAGTGGCGCCCGAACGAACTCGAGATCTACCTGATCGAGGCGCACCCGGTGAACCTCGACCTGTACGCGGTCGGGTACGAGACCAGCTTTCACCGCGCGCTGCGCACCTTCAAGCTGTCGCGCATGCGCAACCTCAGCGTCTTGCCCGACCGCAGCTACACCATTCCTGACAGCTTCGACCCGCGCAGCTACTTCGAGAGTGCCTGGGGCGTAGTGGGCGCCGGGGGCGGCACGCCGATGACCGTCCGCCTGCGCTTCGCCCCCGAAGCGGCGTACCGCGTGCTCGAGGGCGGCTACCCGAACACCGAGGTAATCATGCACGACCGCTACGTGATCATCGACGTGCGCGCCGCGACCGACGCCAGCGGCCTGCCGCGCGAACTGGTGCCGTGGATTCTCAGCTGGGGGCCGCGAGTAGAGGTCCTCGAGCCCGCCTCGGTGCGCGCGCACTGGCTGCGCGAGTTGCGCGACACGCTCGCACGCTACGGAGGAAACGACGGATGA
- a CDS encoding tetratricopeptide repeat protein, producing MPVRAFEILCTHLQHLLEAEAWEPALLHLRQARQTLTGREEATRLYHICKAVPEAALERVEWAEELAWVAYRADAAELAERAAARHPDELAAFAAWLLVQREAYAEALVQAERALQGRGAAVAWRMRAMARCRLGLPDWREAYLEAAQHMQRHATERDHGLCLLEYGAQLTYAGDNFAARSVYAEAISLLRADPYMLAYAYYNLGIACLRLYELHSAASAFEHALVEAQRPKGQSMLSLAWRGLGSARRARGEFPRALHAYEESLRSATSAHGRIVALRGIGHTQRMAGQLDAALLTFYEALREARHPEQHSVYADIAAAKTQIGDRAGALEAAGRTDTRDHEDAQRLRIVQAELQRQAGNVAEAAELLQGVDLTRLWAFEEARAFPALFALRDYAVPPAEPMRVRVSADGAIRAWVNDVPVSLRPAALEASLLALLLWHGGSVSVERALDALDVPGSNERLRKQALSRAVVALRRALGWKTAVHADGQLLTLDPGVIWSALEVPTPQRAQDFCAGRFDRWVTEWAEVYL from the coding sequence ATGCCTGTTCGTGCCTTCGAGATCCTGTGCACCCACCTGCAGCACCTCCTCGAGGCGGAAGCCTGGGAGCCCGCGCTGCTCCACCTGCGGCAGGCCCGGCAGACCCTGACGGGCCGGGAGGAGGCAACACGGCTTTACCACATCTGCAAGGCCGTTCCCGAGGCGGCTTTGGAGCGGGTCGAATGGGCCGAGGAGCTCGCCTGGGTCGCTTACCGTGCCGATGCGGCAGAACTCGCCGAGCGGGCCGCCGCCCGGCACCCCGACGAGCTCGCTGCGTTTGCTGCCTGGCTGCTGGTGCAGCGCGAGGCCTACGCCGAGGCCCTCGTGCAGGCGGAGCGGGCCCTGCAGGGGCGTGGGGCAGCGGTTGCGTGGCGCATGCGGGCCATGGCCCGTTGCCGCCTGGGCCTGCCCGACTGGCGCGAAGCGTACCTCGAGGCTGCCCAGCACATGCAGCGGCACGCGACCGAACGGGACCACGGGCTGTGCCTGCTCGAGTACGGCGCGCAGCTCACCTACGCCGGAGACAACTTCGCCGCGCGCTCGGTGTATGCCGAGGCGATCTCGCTCCTGCGCGCCGACCCGTACATGCTGGCGTACGCATACTACAACCTCGGCATCGCCTGCTTGCGCCTGTACGAACTCCATTCGGCCGCCAGCGCTTTCGAGCACGCCCTGGTCGAGGCGCAGCGTCCCAAGGGCCAGTCCATGCTGTCGCTGGCGTGGCGCGGGCTCGGCTCTGCCCGCCGTGCCCGTGGCGAATTTCCCCGCGCCCTGCACGCCTACGAGGAGTCGCTGCGCAGCGCCACGAGCGCACACGGGCGCATCGTGGCGCTGCGCGGGATAGGACACACGCAGCGCATGGCAGGGCAGCTGGACGCGGCTCTTCTCACCTTTTACGAGGCGCTGCGCGAAGCGCGCCACCCCGAGCAGCATTCGGTATACGCGGATATCGCCGCGGCAAAGACGCAAATCGGTGACCGGGCGGGTGCGCTCGAGGCAGCCGGGCGCACCGACACGCGCGACCACGAGGACGCTCAGCGCCTGCGGATTGTGCAAGCCGAGCTACAGCGCCAAGCGGGGAACGTGGCAGAGGCGGCCGAGCTGCTGCAGGGGGTGGACCTCACGCGCCTGTGGGCCTTCGAGGAAGCCCGCGCGTTTCCGGCACTGTTCGCCCTGCGGGATTACGCCGTACCCCCCGCCGAGCCCATGCGCGTGCGGGTCAGCGCGGATGGTGCCATCCGGGCGTGGGTGAACGACGTGCCGGTCAGCCTGCGGCCCGCGGCCCTCGAGGCGTCGCTGTTGGCGCTGCTGCTGTGGCACGGCGGCAGCGTGAGTGTGGAACGGGCCTTGGACGCCCTGGACGTGCCCGGCAGCAACGAGCGCCTGCGCAAACAGGCACTCAGCCGCGCGGTCGTGGCGCTCCGGCGGGCCCTCGGCTGGAAAACGGCCGTGCACGCAGACGGTCAGCTGCTCACCCTGGACCCCGGCGTCATCTGGTCGGCCCTCGAGGTGCCCACACCGCAACGCGCCCAGGATTTTTGCGCCGGGCGCTTTGACCGCTGGGTGACCGAGTGGGCCGAGGTATACTTGTAA
- a CDS encoding helix-turn-helix domain-containing protein encodes MTRKSDPAAHLRELARLRRVRDRIDREYAQPLDLEALARSVNMSAGHLSRQFKQAYGESPYAYLMTRRIERAMALLQRGDLSVTEVCFEVGCSSLGTFSTRFTELVGVPPSLYRARADHTPAGMPPCVAKQVARPIRNREARGSRVRVQ; translated from the coding sequence GTGACCCGTAAATCCGACCCGGCGGCCCACCTGCGCGAGCTCGCGCGACTGCGCCGCGTCCGCGACCGCATCGACCGAGAGTACGCGCAGCCTCTGGACCTCGAGGCGCTCGCCCGCAGCGTGAACATGTCGGCCGGACACCTCAGCCGCCAGTTCAAGCAGGCGTACGGCGAGTCACCCTACGCCTACTTGATGACGCGGCGGATCGAGCGCGCGATGGCGCTGCTGCAACGCGGCGATCTCAGCGTCACCGAGGTGTGCTTCGAGGTCGGTTGCTCGTCGCTGGGGACCTTCAGCACCCGTTTTACCGAGCTGGTCGGTGTGCCGCCCAGCCTCTACCGGGCTCGGGCCGATCACACGCCAGCGGGGATGCCTCCTTGCGTGGCCAAGCAGGTTGCCCGACCGATCAGGAATCGAGAAGCGCGGGGCAGCAGGGTCCGCGTACAGTGA
- a CDS encoding VOC family protein → MDITIHQTFLPHSDPEASVAFYRDTLGFEVRNHVEYGGLHWITVGPVGQPGTSIVLHPPAATPGITEDERRTIAEMMAKGTYAAIILASSDLDGTFERLQGSDVEVVQEPILQPYGVRDCAVRDPAGNLIRIQERQGAV, encoded by the coding sequence ATGGACATCACCATTCACCAGACTTTTCTCCCGCACAGCGACCCGGAAGCCTCTGTGGCCTTTTACCGTGACACCCTCGGCTTTGAGGTCCGCAACCACGTCGAATATGGTGGGCTGCACTGGATCACGGTCGGTCCCGTGGGCCAGCCGGGTACCTCCATTGTCCTGCACCCGCCGGCCGCCACTCCTGGAATCACCGAAGACGAACGTCGCACCATCGCCGAAATGATGGCCAAGGGCACGTACGCCGCCATCATCCTGGCCAGCTCCGATCTCGACGGCACCTTTGAGCGGTTGCAGGGCAGCGATGTTGAGGTTGTCCAAGAGCCGATCCTACAGCCCTACGGGGTCCGCGACTGTGCGGTCCGGGACCCTGCGGGAAACCTGATCCGCATTCAGGAACGTCAGGGCGCTGTCTGA
- a CDS encoding iron chaperone, protein MTEKMPRKSERSAKRTAATNGSAPGFTDEEKAAMKERARELKAEARRSSRAAGADEESAVLARIAEMQEPDRSMAERLHALIRSCAPDLSARLWYGMPAYARSGKVICFFQDARKFKTRYATLGFSDAARLDEGAFWPTSFALTELTPEVEARISALVKQAVG, encoded by the coding sequence ATGACCGAAAAGATGCCCAGGAAGTCGGAGAGATCGGCCAAGCGCACGGCGGCAACGAACGGGAGCGCTCCGGGATTTACCGATGAGGAAAAGGCCGCCATGAAGGAGCGCGCCAGGGAGCTGAAGGCGGAGGCGCGCCGCAGTTCGCGTGCGGCCGGGGCGGACGAGGAAAGTGCTGTGCTGGCAAGGATTGCCGAAATGCAGGAGCCGGATCGCAGCATGGCCGAGCGGCTGCATGCGCTCATCCGCTCCTGCGCGCCGGACCTCTCCGCGAGACTGTGGTACGGCATGCCCGCGTACGCCAGGAGCGGCAAGGTTATCTGCTTCTTCCAGGATGCACGCAAGTTCAAGACGAGGTACGCGACGCTCGGGTTCAGCGACGCGGCGAGGCTGGACGAGGGCGCTTTCTGGCCGACCTCGTTTGCGTTGACCGAGCTGACCCCCGAGGTTGAGGCGAGGATCAGCGCGCTCGTGAAGCAAGCGGTGGGCTGA